CATTGACTTGTTACTCTGACAGTATTTTTTTCATACAGAAAGGATTAATTGAGTGTTTTTAAATCCTCACAGGAAGATACACTGGCACCAGCAGCTATATTTATATCTCTACTGCCATGATATGGTCTGAAGCTCAGAGCTATTGTAGACAGCATCACACAGACCTGGCCAGTGTAAGAAACTCAGCTGAAAGCTCAGTTATAATGGCAATGATCCCAGGGCCAACTTGGATTGGTCTGTTCAGAGATTCCTGGAAGTGGTCAGACCAGGCAAATTTCACCACCATTACCTGGGCAACTGGAGAACCTAATAATGCTGCAGGAAATGAAAACTGTGCTTGTTTAATAAATGGTTTGGGTGTTGATGTTCCATGTTCACGTCTAAAACCTTTCTTCTGTGAAACAGGTGAGATAAGTTTAATTTTTAGActacttttattttgaatgtatttgtaaacatatgtgtgtgtgtgtgtgtgtgtgtgtgtgtgtgtgtgtgtgtgtggtgtctacCTTTAGTAATCAAAGGAAAAAAGCAGATTGCCAGAGTGAAGGTCCAGTCCGATCAGGATGTGAAAAGTCCTGCAGTTAAGGCAGCCATCTTGGATAAGGTGGGTCTGATCCTCTGCTGTTATATATACAGTCTGTTCCTCATTACTGCAGCCAGAACCTTCATCAAACTGTAAAACATTAAGTATAAacgatatgatttaaattatttattaatgataaaCATTAAGTATATAATTTATTAGAGTAATAATttctttactctctctgttCTGCAACGTTTCCTAATAACCCTTATGTTCTGTTCTTCAGATTATGCAGATGCTCAGTGGTCATGGGAACATCACTGTCAAATGGAGAGAGCAACCAGATGGACTAGTATTTAATAAGATTAAAGAAAATACTATTGCAAATATTTGTTAAAGTTTGTATCTGTGGATGCTGTTCAATGCTGTGGGGTATCACACAGTACAAAACTAGATGTGAGACATTACTCCTAGACAAAACTCTATATTGTGTATCGTGTAGATGAAGAATAGTGTACTGTATAAATACAACATCTAGTTCACAATGTGTGATAGAATGTGTGTAATATTAGCACTGATATAAAATTCAAGCATTTCCAATTATCTGGCTAATCCTGAGCTTTAGGTGTTGAGATCCACAGTTAACTGTCTGCCATACAGTTCAAGATCTGCCTGTAACCAGATCCATAAAAGTCCCAGTAGGTAGCTCCTGATGAATTTAAGACTAGATtgtgtattatatgtttttaatttaaaaagatttttacattgtgattataaaaattgatttcatttaaaatgtattcataGAAAATAAACTTTCCATAAAGGTTTCCCATAGGAACAATACTGAACCCTAATGACCTGTTATTGCTTCTGTCCAGTTCCATGCCTCCATGCAGCCACACTTTTACTGTCTTGACTTGAACTTGAACAAGAAACAATGAACACTTATTACAGATGTCCTAAGAAATGGACCAGTCCATCCCGCATTCCAAGCCAGTTTTTTAAAATCTTGTTTTCTTAAGCTTATTTAAATCAAAGCTTTTTTCTGACTTccagatttacattttttatttccactCATTCTGTACATTACTTTATGGCATTTATGGTTACACTTTTGGGAACTTTCTTTCTGCAAGCATtttattttcctgcttttaaagTAATGTTTTGCTGTACCTTGCATATGATATTTATGCAATCTATAACTGGTCTTTAATTTATCTTCATAAAAGAACCATTCATGCCTCATTTTTTGTCATTCAGCATTTACTAAAATTTACTCTATGAAAGTGACTGAAATTTATGCTGAATTAAATTTTCTCAGACTATAATTTACATAGGACTGAAAATGTACTTAGACTGCAATGAACTCAAACTGAAATTTAAACTGAATATTTCTAGGACTGTAATTTACATTAGACTGAAACTTACATAAACAAATTAACTTTGGACTTAAATTTGCTTAGACTGAATATTTCTAGGACTATAATTTACATTGGACTGAAATTTACCATTATTTACACAAATCTGTGTAATTATTTAATACTACAAATCTACCAATTTAATGTAGAGACAATTAGATGATCTAGAAACTAGCATTAACATTTACAGACTTTAGGCTGTCTGAATGTGAAGAGTAACCACTTTCTTCCACTTTGAATAGGGAAAGTATTTTTTGGGGAAGGTGTGGAAGTAAGTAGATAAGGACATGGTTTGCATAAGCTGTCCTACAGGGTCACAGAGGACACCAAGACAACAGAGATATCACAAGGCTAGTCACATTAAGGTACCTTCTAAGCGCTTAAACTGGAGATGGAACAAGaccatgacacacactgagTTTTGTAACGATACTCCAATATGATTGTAAAATACAGTATCTTAACAAACATCTTTGGCTGTCAGAAAATGTTCCGCTGATCAAGGTGTATTTGGTATCACTGTTTTCTGAAATAATCCACAGAATCTAACCAGACTGGTTTCATGACAAGAGGCtgaaatagaaaagaaatgtgAAGTTATTAgtgttttaagatttttttttttttttaccaaaagaTGGCGCTGCCCCCAAGCTTTAATAGTAACTTCAGGACATGGTCACTTATtctattttgcatgtttttgtgtttttagttgAACTCTGCAAATTAGTTTTCTTTGAACAAGAACACTGTGAACACCAAAAACCTAAAACCTTTCCTCATTCTTGTAGATTCACAGTTTCAtgtcatttgttgttgttttaaattttaCACATCATCTGCTTTCATGCtgaaaatattcatgttcacatACAGCATCCATACTGCTTCTAAATGAGTTATACTATTTTAAACACAGTCAGTTCTGTACATGAATCCTAACGGTCTCATACAAAATCACTGCTCTGCCTTTTAATATGTTTAAGTGTTACTTTAGTTTGTAGTTGTGAGTAAAATAGGAAGTCTCAGATCCTGTCCCCAATCCCAAAGTGTAGTCCTCTGTAGAGTTTAGTTTAGTAAATCATTTTGTGGGAGTTTGAACACAAACACTCCTGTAATAAATCAGACCTTTCTGCTAAAACCCTGAAATCTCAGAAGGTAAGATCTGATGTAGAACTGGAACACTAGAGGGAGGTTCTTTACTTTTTTACTGCTGTATCTAAtgccagtgtgtgtgggaggtaaCCGATTCGTCTGTTGTGCCGTAGTGAGTATTTAGGGATTCAGCTCCAGagattttttattccttacagaAGTGTTTGTATATTTCTCCTTAAATCTTCTACAGTAAATGAGGTACAAATATAAACAATGTACATAgttattattatctttatttgtTCATACAGAAATGTATGTCATGGTATGTCATGGAAAGTGTCACGTAACAGAGTTCACAAACAGTATTCCACAAAGCTCGGGGTAACACAAGGTGAATCAGGTAACAGAGTTCACAAATAGTTATCAACAGTGCTGGAGATTCACAGGGTAGCATTAATAATCcacaacaaagaaaaagtgaaaggaaacagagttagggttaaggttagggttagttCTTAGGGTCAGTTAGTGGCCTTGGGAATCTGAGGGAAATAACCACAAGGTTGAGAACCTTGGGTTAAACCTTGGGGCCCTGGGACTCTTGAGCTGGGCGCGGATGGGGCAGACAGCCACAAACTCACAGATGTCCTTTCTGGCCGAAGGCCACAAGAAACATTGCAGCAGTAGTGCCAGGGTGCATCTGGAGCCTGGTGGCACAATATGCAAGAGTTGTGGCACCATTGGAGGACCTGAGAACGAAGGGGTTCTGGGACAAAGAGTTTGCCCTTCGGTAGTGGCTTGGCTGGACACCATTGGAGGACCTGAGAGCGAAGGGGTTTTGGGATGAAAGGTTTGCCCTCTGGGCAGCCTTCAGGAGTATTTGACTGTACCTGGCCTGTTGGACCTTTCTTTCAATGTCCAGGCATAAGACTTGGATGACGATGGAGGAAGGGAGAAGTCGTTTCTTGGTCAGTTCCTTTTCTGAAAACCTTCCAAAGAAGAGTACCCATCAGCTTTTTTATGGTCCGTCCACACAACAAAAGATTGCTCTGCTCCTACCAGCCAAAGGTGCCAATCTTAAGAGTCAGCTTAATGCCCAGTAGCTCCTTTACACAGGTGGCATAGTTGCGTTTGGCTGGACTCAGGAACTGTGAGAAGAAGACATAAGGGTGTAGGTGGTTATCCTGGGATTTGCATTGCGAGAGCACTGCCCCCACCTGAGGTCTGAGGCACCAACCTCCACGAACTGTAGTGTGACATTGGTCAGGGTCAGGATGGGAGCAGAGGTGAAAAGTTTCTTGAGCCTACAAAAAAATTTGCTTGGCCTCTGAGGTCCCAAAGAAGGTTGGAAGTGAGatgttgggggtgggggtgggatTTGAGGCAAATAAATTTACAATCAAAGTTTGCAAACCCAAGTCAGAACTGCTGGAGCTGTTTACTGGACCGAGGACAGGGCCACCCTTTGATGGCCATGATACATTCAGGGTCCATCTGTACACTTCCATCTGAGAGTATGAGGCCCAGGAAGGTGCTGTGAGGGATGTGGAACTCACCCTTTTTGGCCTTCATGTGAAGATGGATCTACAGCAGGTGCTGGAGGACAGCTTGGACATGATGAATGTGCTCCTTCAGGGAGTGGGATTAGATGATGGTCTCGTCAAGGTAGACAAAGACggttagaaaaaaaatagctaAGCATATCAAAGAGGGTGTCGTTAACCAGGGCTCGGAAGAAAGTGGGTGTGTTGGTCAGGCCAAATGGCATTACTAAGTATTCATAGTAGCTGGTGGGTGTGTTAAATATTGTCTTCCATTCATCACCCTCCTGAATAGACACCAGGTAATAGGCATTTCAGTAGTCGAGTTTGGTGAAGATTGTGGCCCCCTGGAGGAGCTTGAAGGCTGATGACATTAAGGGCAAGGGGTAGCAGAATGCAAACATGATGGGGCTTTAGGAGATGGGATGACGAAAAATGACAGCCACTCTTGATGGTTTTCCGGCATGGTCACCAGTAGGGGATTAGTCTGGCATTACGCACTTTAGAGGACTAGCAAGTTGCCCCAGGAAAGTGCAAGCTGTCCCAGGTTACCACAGTATGCATGCCACCTTGCCGTTTTGGGGTCTAATAGGTGACAGAGCCCAATCTCCATGGGCTGAGGTGGGACTGGCTGAAAAGTTGAAGACTGTGCCACCAGGGATCATGGTGAGGCTGAGGCACCTGGGATGGCCCACTGGGGACTGGGAAGGACACTGCAAGAAGCAGGATAATTAGGTCTTCCAGTCCCGGTGGGAGTTCATGAACGGCGTCCACCATAGGAAATCTTAAACAAGGTTTGAGTAGCATCTTTCTGGAATGCAGCATTTTCAAACACCTTGCAGAACTCACTAGATGGGCCTTGCCTGACAGGAGATAGATGACAAAGGCTACCATGGCTAGCTCCAAAGATAAGAAGGAAGGCTGCAACTTGAACATGACAGAGTTCTGCATAAGTAAAGCCCACCAGAGACCTGCTGTTCCATAGAGAAACATTCCAGATGGGACAGATTAGACTCACAAGCTGTGGTTGTGGGGGGTGGTTGGGGCTGGTGGCACCAGAGCTGTGGGTGCAGGAGTGCTGCAGAGCTGGTTCACTCAGCAGGTGAAGTCCTGAGTGGCCCCTGATAATTCCTGCAGTTAACACTCATAGGTAGCAGAGGTCTACATCAAGGTCTCCAATTAGGCCTGGGAACTCGAGGCAACTGCTGAGTCCATGTCTGGCCAGATGGTGTTGTAATGGTAAGTGTCACAAACAACTGGATAGGGCCCAAATGCGGGATGCCAGGCAGAAATTAGTTTAAGGGTTTTAATGAGGGGAAGAGGATCAAACAGTCCCAGGAAACCAGCAGGGATATGATACCAAATGCAAACAGTAATCCATGGGAGCACAGAGGAGATACAGGTAACAGTGTTcccaacaaaaacaataatccACAACACGGAAAAAGTGCATGGAAAAGAGTTCATAAGCAGCAATAATACCACTGGTATAATAATCCAAGAGGCATACAGGAAGCAAAATCCAAAACACAGTCCAGGGTAATCGATAGACAGACAAAGGTAGCAAAGGGCAGGCAAagaagagaacagaaacagGCAGAGTAAAATATCTAGAAAATATGGAGCAGAAAATGgtgactgaagagaccatctgcCAGAGAGTGGTAGTAGGTTGCATCCTTAAATAGCACCGAAGCACAGAAAATAAAGGCTGACCCAGGAAGTAGACAGTCGTCAAACCAGAAGTGCTCGTAGGGATGGGAAGAATACGATAagagtgtaagatggtgtgtgcaAACCAGATAGTTAAAGTctcaacattaaatatataaaactgaCAAACCTTGTGAGTGATGCAGCATAATCAGATTTTGAAAAACAGTGTATGTAGTTCCCTCAAAGCCGTGTAGGACTACTTCTGCTTTCATAGGCAAAGCCTATATGGTGGCAAAACAAGCTGAAGCGTCTCTGCACTCCCTGGTGGCTGTGCAGGCCTACCAAGCCAATCTACATAGAGCTTGCCCTCCATGCCACCAAGGAAATGACCCATGCCATCAGTCATTCTAAGGCTGCAATGGTTGTCACAGAGAGAAAATTTAGGGCAAAGACAAAGCCTTTCTCCTGGATGCCCCGATCTTCAGGCCTGTAGGTCAACAGGTACCAGAAGGTTAAATGGCAGTTGGTGGCATTTAGACAGCTAAACCCTCACAGCACCCTCCACTAGCCACCCCTGGCCCCAGCCTAGCTCCTACAGGCAGGAGCAAAAGACCAGTGGGGCAGCTCGTGCCCACTCTTGTGGCCGCAAACATAGTGGTAAGCGGTAATGAGTCCTTACTGTCTGGTTGTTCCAGTAGGAGACAAACAAGCTCCATTttgtccagaatgcagcagcaaGAGTCCTAagtagaaccagaagatattaCCTAATGTACAATACAATCGCTTATTTGCTTCAGAATACTGAAATACAAtcctgaaaaatatatatttcatttcatttcttctttaaTGTTTGAAAAAGAGCAAAGAAGAAGTTTCGGTCTGTGAAGAGAGATTTCCTCAACATTAGTCTAAATGTCAACAGCAGCCAACATCTGCTTTGATTAATCTTTTAGGTAGAATAGGAAAATAAGGCCAGGTGTATTAAATAAgctatttaatataaaacaaatagtCAGGTCAGTTTGAATTATCTTTCTGAAAGATGCTGGAACAATTATTTGCCTCCTCTACAATTCTGATCTCTAAACTGTTGTCTGTTCACCGTCTGCCTGAATGGAACCATTAGCCATTTACATCTGCTTTTATTAGTCATTTACAAAAAATAGGTAAATAAGGTGTAATATTCTTATGCCTTGCTAAGAACCAATCTAATGTTCTATAAAAGTCAGATACTGTGTTCCTATTGGTTATGGCAGGTGTCAGCCAGTCAGGGTTAAATGAGTTGGATAAGTTTAGGTTGTGCACTGTTGATGAACGTAATCTCCGAGACAAGCATTTTGTTTCCTGTTTAATAAAAATCCTCATGCAGTGAACCTAGTGTGCATCAGAGCCTCAATATACATATTCTTGTAATACGAAACATAACATAGTGTCAGAGTGAATGGTTATACAAAATGGATACTGCTGGAGTCCTGATGCCCACGATGAACTGGGAAGCAACTAATCTGCCCGAAGCTTGGCGCAAGTTTCAGCAGCACACGGAGCTGATGTTCAGTGGACCGTTAAAGAAAAAGG
This portion of the Hemibagrus wyckioides isolate EC202008001 linkage group LG29, SWU_Hwy_1.0, whole genome shotgun sequence genome encodes:
- the LOC131349065 gene encoding macrophage mannose receptor 1-like, with the protein product MKQHLFILLFITGVLPVTQTIYRRFHLNLQGKTWSDAQAYCRAMYTDLATFENHDEAVRAQNIAQSQSLTGSTWIGLYNDVNSWRWSMGNEPLGSFRSWCYTNPDNYASNEYCAAVDVPGWFDSCCATTFPFICFDGRYTGTSSYIYISTAMIWSEAQSYCRQHHTDLASVRNSAESSVIMAMIPGPTWIGLFRDSWKWSDQANFTTITWATGEPNNAAGNENCACLINGLGVDVPCSRLKPFFCETVIKGKKQIARVKVQSDQDVKSPAVKAAILDKIMQMLSGHGNITVKWREQPDGLVFNKIKENTIANIC